One Chengkuizengella sediminis genomic window carries:
- the lonB gene encoding ATP-dependent protease LonB: protein MSFMVILMIIQGFFAVVIGLYFWNQLRSQQNSKTAVDKESKREMEKLHKLRSIHLTQPLSEKARPVTLEDIIGQKEGLRALKASLCGPNPQHVIIYGPPGVGKTAAARVVLEEAKKSIFSPFYKESKFTEIDATIARFDERGIADPLIGSVHDPIYQGAGAMGVAGIPQPKPGAVTKAHGGLLFIDEIGELHSVQMNKLLKVLEDRKVFLESSYYSADDKNIPQFIHDIFQNGLPADFRLVGATTRTPEEIPPAIRSRCIEVFFKPLLPKETAQIAVNAVDKIGMPYEDKAIEVISKYATNGREAVNIVQMAAGIAMTDQRKEITAEDIEWVINSSNIQPRPDKKIPIQPKVGLVNGLAVFGPNIGCLLEIEATAILAKVPGKGKFTITGVVDEEEMGGGGKKIRRKSMVKSSLENVLTVLRQVGINADDFDIHINFPGGVPMDGPSAGVTIATAIASAVNKIPVDNKIAMTGEVSIHGKVKPVGGVVAKVEAAIQAGAKKVFIPKENWQDSFFTIKGIEVIPMETIDQVLKYSIGIESNKPSDQQNMDNEGIDVKVLPVFQPGTSTLEQ from the coding sequence ATGAGTTTTATGGTCATTTTAATGATTATTCAAGGTTTTTTTGCTGTAGTTATTGGATTGTATTTTTGGAATCAATTACGAAGTCAGCAAAACAGTAAAACTGCAGTTGATAAAGAGTCTAAAAGAGAGATGGAAAAATTACATAAATTGAGATCCATACATTTAACTCAACCATTATCAGAAAAAGCTAGACCCGTTACCTTAGAAGATATCATAGGTCAGAAAGAAGGACTCCGTGCGTTAAAAGCAAGTTTATGTGGACCCAATCCACAGCACGTTATTATTTATGGTCCCCCAGGAGTAGGGAAAACAGCTGCTGCAAGGGTTGTGCTTGAGGAAGCAAAGAAAAGTATATTTTCTCCATTTTATAAAGAATCGAAGTTTACAGAAATTGATGCTACTATTGCTCGTTTTGATGAAAGAGGTATTGCTGATCCGTTAATTGGTTCTGTACATGATCCTATATATCAAGGAGCTGGTGCAATGGGGGTAGCGGGTATCCCGCAACCTAAACCTGGTGCTGTAACAAAAGCACATGGTGGGCTCCTTTTTATCGATGAAATTGGAGAATTGCATTCCGTTCAGATGAATAAATTATTAAAGGTGTTGGAAGATAGAAAAGTCTTTTTAGAAAGTTCGTACTATAGTGCAGACGATAAAAATATTCCTCAATTTATTCATGATATTTTTCAAAATGGACTGCCTGCTGATTTTAGATTGGTAGGGGCAACGACTAGAACACCGGAGGAAATTCCCCCGGCTATTAGATCTCGTTGTATAGAGGTGTTTTTTAAACCTCTTTTACCTAAAGAAACTGCTCAAATTGCAGTAAACGCGGTGGATAAGATTGGAATGCCCTATGAAGATAAAGCGATAGAAGTGATTAGTAAATATGCTACGAACGGCCGAGAGGCTGTAAATATTGTACAGATGGCAGCTGGGATTGCGATGACAGATCAGAGAAAGGAAATAACAGCAGAAGATATTGAGTGGGTGATTAATAGCAGTAATATTCAACCTCGTCCAGATAAAAAAATCCCGATTCAACCCAAAGTTGGTTTAGTGAATGGCCTTGCTGTATTTGGACCTAATATAGGGTGTTTATTGGAAATAGAAGCCACTGCTATACTGGCTAAAGTACCAGGTAAAGGAAAATTCACTATTACAGGTGTTGTAGATGAAGAGGAAATGGGTGGTGGGGGCAAAAAAATTCGTCGAAAAAGTATGGTTAAGAGTTCCTTGGAAAATGTACTTACGGTATTAAGGCAAGTAGGGATAAATGCTGATGACTTTGATATTCACATTAATTTTCCAGGAGGTGTTCCAATGGATGGACCATCAGCAGGAGTAACTATTGCTACTGCGATTGCATCTGCTGTGAATAAAATTCCTGTAGATAATAAAATTGCCATGACGGGTGAGGTGAGCATTCATGGGAAAGTGAAACCTGTTGGGGGAGTTGTAGCCAAAGTAGAAGCTGCGATTCAAGCAGGTGCAAAAAAAGTATTCATTCCAAAAGAAAATTGGCAAGATTCATTTTTTACCATAAAGGGAATTGAGGTTATTCCTATGGAAACGATTGATCAAGTGCTTAAATATTCAATCGGTATTGAATCTAACAAGCCATCTGATCAACAAAATATGGACAATGAAGGAATAGATGTTAAAGTGCTTCCAGTTTTTCAACCAGGTACATCTACACTAGAACAATAG
- a CDS encoding LLM class flavin-dependent oxidoreductase: protein MSGINNRMKIALFILGAGHHLSSWRLSLEENPFSYDYNLEVTRLAEKGKLDFVFFADGLYIDEYSHTNVLNALEPTVLLSSLAAQTNQIGLAATASTTFNEPFNIARRFGSIDHISKGRSAWNIVTTADHGSAKNFSFNEHMEHGKRYRRAEEFVEVVKGLWDSWEYDAWIQDKEQGVFVDYNKIHKINHQGEFFAVEGPLNLSRPPQGHPVLIQAGTSTSGQQLAAKYAEVVFVNNNKGIDNAKAYYENLKEQAVSFDRNRDEVVITSGIRFILGETQDIAQQKYNELQSLIDPNIGLKLLSIILPQVNFLAMDLNKPLADLEETLDEEQTKKYLTYKKFSEKRKLNLKQLSQHVASISPHDLFIGTPEQLADKMEIWYKAGACDGFNLMPLNMIEDLEVFIHKVVPILQQKNMFREEYEGVSLRENLGLVNPSYRTKTANS from the coding sequence ATGTCAGGTATAAATAATCGTATGAAAATTGCTCTCTTTATTTTAGGAGCTGGACATCATCTATCATCTTGGAGGCTTTCTTTAGAAGAAAATCCTTTTAGTTATGATTATAATTTGGAAGTGACAAGGTTGGCGGAGAAAGGAAAGCTTGATTTCGTTTTTTTCGCAGATGGGTTATACATTGATGAATATTCCCACACAAATGTTTTAAATGCACTAGAACCTACGGTATTACTTTCTTCATTAGCTGCACAAACAAATCAAATCGGTCTTGCTGCTACAGCTTCTACAACCTTTAATGAACCATTTAATATAGCTAGAAGATTTGGTTCCATAGATCATATAAGTAAAGGAAGGTCTGCATGGAATATTGTAACTACTGCAGATCATGGATCAGCTAAAAACTTTAGCTTTAATGAACATATGGAACATGGTAAGAGATATAGAAGAGCAGAGGAGTTTGTTGAAGTTGTAAAAGGATTATGGGATTCATGGGAATATGATGCATGGATACAGGACAAAGAACAGGGTGTTTTTGTAGATTATAATAAAATTCATAAAATAAATCACCAAGGAGAATTTTTTGCAGTAGAAGGTCCCTTGAACTTATCGAGGCCTCCTCAAGGGCATCCAGTATTAATTCAAGCTGGCACTTCAACATCAGGACAGCAACTTGCTGCAAAATATGCAGAGGTAGTATTTGTAAACAATAACAAAGGGATTGATAATGCAAAAGCATATTATGAAAATTTAAAGGAACAAGCTGTTTCATTTGATAGGAATAGAGATGAGGTTGTCATTACGTCGGGTATTCGATTTATTCTAGGGGAAACACAAGATATTGCTCAACAAAAATATAATGAGTTGCAATCACTCATTGATCCGAATATAGGACTCAAACTTTTATCTATAATACTACCTCAAGTAAATTTTTTGGCTATGGATTTAAATAAACCACTAGCTGATTTGGAAGAAACTCTAGATGAAGAGCAGACAAAGAAATATTTAACTTATAAAAAATTTTCTGAGAAAAGAAAGCTGAATTTGAAACAATTGTCACAACATGTAGCTTCGATTTCACCACACGATTTGTTTATTGGTACTCCTGAACAGTTAGCAGATAAAATGGAAATATGGTATAAAGCAGGAGCATGTGATGGTTTCAATTTAATGCCATTAAATATGATAGAAGACCTAGAAGTATTTATTCATAAAGTTGTTCCTATTTTGCAGCAAAAAAACATGTTTAGAGAAGAGTATGAGGGAGTGAGTCTAAGAGAAAACTTAGGACTTGTAAATCCATCATATCGTACAAAGACCGCTAACTCATAA
- a CDS encoding MATE family efflux transporter, with protein sequence METANLNWKKIISFSLPMTLIGVADLLLIGIDFFWIYYFIGEPEALSALRVSSSIVLLIEAVLVGVISALLVYISQHNGAGHIEKVMRGVKGSFSFSIHAGLITTLIGLLLLPLLILMFGVSQKISIYVEGYLSVYLVGYIAISLNNLLLLLPRYFQKLNLVYKGLGLTLLTNLIITPIFMLVFIQFGMSAISGAATGTIVANLLCSIYMIWQLFMKDHLQIGLSKKQISFKIDFQLLKQNITYIGSQIFSGLTYNVSMFLYILILSYYPEDAFNVYAVASYIFVFLGVFAQNFAASIIPMVSEYIGSKQIEAVKDLVKKMVMILLGYGSIAAAIVLLSKNLLAKALSTNDYFIPLYSNFFTYYTIPWVLNTIAIVFIFVVAGAGDSKGGIILTVTNMYVVVLVCLLFVPQLFKDQTNGVFITLALIEVLTFVSSFAYYLYGRWTKATLVKENVVQQEEGLSVENSV encoded by the coding sequence ATGGAAACAGCAAATTTAAATTGGAAAAAAATCATTTCATTTTCTCTTCCAATGACGCTCATAGGTGTTGCAGACCTTCTTCTGATCGGGATTGATTTTTTTTGGATTTACTATTTTATTGGTGAACCGGAAGCGTTATCTGCTTTAAGAGTATCTTCGTCTATTGTTTTATTAATAGAAGCGGTTTTAGTAGGCGTCATTTCAGCGCTATTAGTTTATATTAGTCAACATAATGGTGCTGGTCATATTGAGAAGGTAATGCGAGGCGTGAAAGGAAGCTTTTCATTTTCAATTCATGCAGGGTTGATCACCACGTTAATTGGGTTGTTGCTCTTGCCATTGTTAATATTAATGTTTGGCGTATCACAGAAAATCTCGATCTACGTTGAAGGTTACTTGAGTGTATATTTAGTTGGTTATATTGCTATTTCTTTAAATAATCTCCTTTTATTACTACCAAGATACTTTCAAAAGCTTAATCTTGTATATAAGGGTCTGGGTCTTACCCTATTAACAAATCTTATCATCACACCTATTTTTATGTTGGTATTTATACAATTCGGAATGAGTGCCATCTCAGGTGCTGCTACTGGTACTATCGTCGCTAATTTATTGTGTTCGATTTATATGATTTGGCAGCTATTTATGAAAGATCATTTACAAATCGGTCTCTCAAAAAAACAGATTTCATTTAAAATTGATTTTCAGCTCCTAAAACAAAATATTACCTATATCGGCTCGCAAATTTTTAGTGGACTCACCTATAATGTTTCAATGTTTTTGTATATTCTCATTTTATCGTATTATCCAGAGGATGCATTTAATGTTTATGCTGTCGCTTCTTATATTTTTGTGTTTCTAGGTGTTTTTGCACAAAATTTTGCCGCCAGTATCATACCGATGGTTTCTGAGTATATCGGATCTAAACAAATTGAGGCAGTAAAGGATCTTGTGAAAAAAATGGTAATGATTTTGTTGGGATATGGTTCTATCGCTGCTGCAATTGTTTTGCTTAGTAAAAATTTATTAGCTAAAGCGTTATCAACGAATGATTATTTTATTCCTTTGTATTCGAATTTTTTCACTTATTACACGATTCCTTGGGTTTTGAATACGATTGCGATTGTTTTTATATTTGTGGTAGCAGGAGCGGGTGACTCCAAAGGTGGAATTATATTAACCGTTACAAACATGTATGTTGTTGTATTGGTTTGTTTATTGTTTGTGCCACAACTATTCAAAGATCAAACCAATGGAGTGTTTATTACGTTGGCTCTGATTGAAGTATTAACATTTGTAAGCTCATTTGCTTACTATTTATATGGTCGTTGGACAAAAGCAACTCTAGTAAAGGAGAACGTAGTACAGCAAGAAGAAGGTTTATCTGTTGAAAACAGTGTATAG
- a CDS encoding YcaO-like family protein: METKLLMNNYKELCINIFRSIDVNCHIEIVGNTIHVDFNGMALTVTYTEELLEIRKCEVEGIDKELSEWPCMIEKCNEIVNLNKYVYFFLLNIHKFIALRFDSTNVKLLYRNHHAHKVKHAPEHKRLESNIPVKDLNLLLLFYKGGCIFDENDGFVSVANKEDYSIQGFGYDFNIYHAKFKAIAEYLERSAASSKLPNTLEASYREIQNNAVHPIIFGVYDSEVVDKSSALEMYTDDLTLQWVKATSLLDRKEKYIPEQISQYLLQDIKNRFVYESSNGCSVGNSLEEASLYSILEAVERDTFMNFWFEKQHTIYLIEFGHESSNMLGRKLYFEELGYNLEFYYVQNKTKLPVVWCLLRSIDKDNVFYSITGLGCHINIQYAVDSAFYEVFNSYQKLTNNSKEKIIDHLNRIEETKEIDDVLDHIYYFLSYCSKPLLEQKVKNAKPYNYIELISEGIFKSIYIEEELEFVKDKVKQVYKDILIVNQTNDFMKALSFYCTKAILIGATPLDFTSHLIRLVNHEKTNRRIENRNLHPLA; the protein is encoded by the coding sequence GTGGAAACGAAATTATTAATGAACAACTACAAGGAATTATGTATTAACATTTTTAGGAGCATTGATGTCAATTGTCATATAGAAATAGTTGGAAATACAATTCATGTGGATTTCAACGGGATGGCTTTGACTGTTACCTATACGGAAGAATTGTTGGAGATTAGAAAATGTGAAGTAGAAGGAATAGATAAGGAATTATCAGAATGGCCATGTATGATTGAAAAGTGCAATGAAATTGTAAATTTAAACAAGTACGTATACTTTTTTCTATTAAATATACATAAATTCATAGCACTAAGGTTTGATTCAACAAATGTTAAATTATTGTATAGAAATCATCACGCTCATAAGGTTAAACATGCTCCGGAACACAAAAGGTTAGAAAGCAATATACCAGTGAAGGACCTTAACCTTTTGCTTCTTTTTTATAAAGGCGGTTGTATATTTGATGAAAATGATGGATTTGTATCTGTGGCGAACAAAGAGGATTATTCGATACAAGGATTTGGTTATGATTTTAATATTTATCATGCCAAGTTTAAAGCTATAGCAGAATATTTGGAAAGAAGTGCAGCTTCGAGTAAACTACCTAATACTTTAGAGGCAAGTTATCGAGAAATTCAAAATAATGCAGTGCATCCTATTATTTTTGGCGTGTACGATAGCGAAGTTGTAGATAAATCCTCTGCTCTTGAGATGTACACAGATGATCTTACTTTGCAATGGGTTAAAGCAACTTCACTGTTAGATCGTAAAGAGAAATATATTCCTGAACAAATTAGTCAATATTTATTGCAAGATATTAAAAACAGGTTTGTCTATGAGAGCTCCAACGGTTGTTCTGTAGGAAATAGCTTAGAGGAAGCTTCCCTTTACTCCATATTAGAAGCAGTTGAAAGAGACACGTTCATGAATTTTTGGTTTGAAAAGCAACATACAATTTATTTAATTGAATTTGGTCATGAGAGCAGTAACATGCTTGGAAGAAAGCTATATTTTGAAGAGCTAGGATATAATTTAGAGTTTTATTATGTACAAAACAAGACGAAACTTCCTGTAGTTTGGTGTTTGCTGAGAAGTATAGATAAAGACAATGTTTTTTATTCAATTACAGGTTTAGGATGTCACATAAATATCCAATATGCAGTAGATTCTGCTTTTTATGAGGTTTTTAACTCTTATCAAAAACTCACTAATAACTCAAAAGAAAAGATCATTGATCACTTAAATAGAATAGAGGAAACAAAGGAGATAGATGATGTACTTGATCATATTTATTATTTTCTATCCTATTGTTCAAAACCACTATTGGAGCAAAAAGTGAAAAATGCTAAACCATATAACTATATAGAACTGATTTCTGAAGGTATTTTTAAAAGTATTTATATTGAAGAAGAATTAGAATTCGTGAAGGACAAAGTGAAACAAGTGTATAAAGACATACTTATTGTAAATCAAACAAATGATTTTATGAAAGCTCTATCATTTTATTGTACCAAAGCAATTTTAATAGGAGCTACCCCGTTGGATTTTACATCTCATTTAATAAGATTAGTAAATCATGAAAAGACAAATCGTCGAATTGAGAATCGGAATTTGCATCCATTAGCTTGA